GCACGCTGCAGAATCCGCGCGTGCTGCTTGATGATGGGGCGCTTCAGCGACTGCGCGACGACGGCTTCGGTGCGCTGTTCGGCGCCGACGCCCTACCGCTGTTCGACCAGACCATCGCGTCGATGAAGGACGGCCTCGCGACGGCGATCACCGACGTCTTTCTGTTTGCCGCCGCGCTTGCGGCGATCTCCGTCGTCATCAGCCTGTTCCTGCGTGAAGTGCGGCTCGAGACGACGTATGAGGCCGCGCGAGAAGACACGCAGCTCGCCAGTGTCGATGGTTCTCCGGGCCCCGGACCGTCGGTCGTAGCGCCGACGCTGCAGCAGCCCGTCGATCGTGCTTCGATCGATCGGGACGGCGCGCCGTGATGGTGGGTCGCGTACCATGACCCGCATGCAACCGCGGGCGAAGCTCTGGCTCGAAAGGGACGGCCGCATCGTCCTCAGTGACTACCGTGTCCGCCTGCTCCGGCACATCGACGAGACAGGGTCGCTCGCGGAGGCGGCAGAACGCATGCATCTCTCCTATAGACGGGCCTGGGGCAAAGTCCGCGAGATCGAACAGAACAGCGGCATGAAACTCGTCGAGAGCGCCGCGGGCGGCGCCGGCGGCGGCGGGTCGCGCCTGACCGCCGAGGGCCGCCGTCTCGTCGAGCTGTACGATCGCTTTCGGGCGTCTGTCGAGCAGGACATGTCGCGCGAATTTGGACGCGTCTTCGACAGAGACGCCTGACGCCTTCGGCTGGACGCAACACTCCCGCAACGATATGCTCGCTCCGGCATAACGAAGGCGAGGGTCGCCCTGCTCGACGAGGAGGGGATTGTGTTCAGGAAGCACTGGCTGCTCGCGGCCGTCGCGTTGCTCATACTCACCGTCGCTGTCGCGTGCGACGATGACGAAGAAACGTCGGGAGCGGACAGCATGCCTGCGGCCGGCGCGTCGCCCCAGGCGACCAAGGCCAGCGGCGATGTGATCCTCGCCACCACGACGAGCACGCAAGACAGCGGTCTGCTCGATGTCCTTGTGCCGATGTTCGAAGACGAGAGCGGCTACAACGTCCAGATCATCGCCGTCGGTTCCGGCGCCGCGATCGAACAGGGATCGCGCGGTGACGCCGACCTGGTGCTGGTACATTCGCCGGCGGCCGAGCAGCGCATGGTCGATGAGGGCAATGGCATCGAGCGGACGTTGATCATGCACAACGACTTCATCATCGTCGGGCCGGAGTCCGATCCGGCAGGGATCGCCGCCGCCGCGACCCTTAACGACGCGATGACGGCAATCTCGTCGACCGAGTCCCAATTCATCAGCCGCGGTGACGAGTCCGGCACCAATGCGCTCGAGCTGAGCCTCTGGGAGGACGCAGGCATAGACCCGTCGGGTGGCTGGTACGAAAAGAGCGGACAGGGCATGGGCGCCACGCTCCAGATCGCCGGCCAGCGGCAGGGGTACACCATCAGTGATCGGGCGACGTACCTGTCACAGCAGGACACACTCGACCTGGCGATCCTGCTCGAAGGCGAGTCGGCGCTGCTCAACGTCTACCACACGATCGTCGTCGACCCGGACGTCCACGGCAACGTCAACGTGGACGGCGCGCGTGCGTTCGCGGCGTTCCTCGTGCGCGAAGACGTGCAGCAGGTCATCGGGGAGTTCGGTGTCGAAGACTACGGCGAACCGCTGTTTTTCCCGGATGCCGGCAAGCCTGAACCTACCGGCTGAGCTGATCGGAGGAAGACAGCATGGAATTCGTGTGGGACGCTCTTCGAGAAGCGATACGGCTGCTGGCGAACAACGACGAGCACGTGTACGAGGTGGCGTGGCGGTCGCTGCGGGTCTCGGGGACGGCGACGATCCTCGCGCTGATGATCGGCGTACCGGTCGGCGCGTTGCTGGCGTTCAACCAATTCCGCGGGCGGCTGGTGGCGCTCTCGCTGGTGAATACGGGCATGGGGATGCCACCTATCGTCGTGGGGCTCATCGTCGTCTTATTGCTGTGGCGCAGCGGCCCGCTGGGTGCGCTCGATCTCGTCTACACGACTGAGGGGATGATCATCGCGCAGACGATCATCGCCACTCCGATCATCATCGGGTTTACCGCTGCATCGATGTCCGCGCTTCCGTCGAAGCTGCGGCTGCAGGTCTACGCATTGGGTGCGTCGCGGCTGCAGATGCTCTGGCTCCTGGTGCGCGAGGTGCGGCTGCCGTTGCTCGCCGCGATCATGACGGCCTTCGGCGCCGCGATCTCGGAGGTCGGCGCGTCGGTGATGGTCGGCGGCAACCTGGAGGGCGAGACGCGCGTGCTGACGGGCGCCATCCTCCTCGAACATAGCCAGGGCGACTTCGGTCCGGCGCTCGCGTTCGGCATCATCCTGCTTGCGTTGATGGTGGCGGTGAACGCACTCTTCACATGGGTGCAGTACGGGCTTCGGC
The sequence above is a segment of the Dehalococcoidia bacterium genome. Coding sequences within it:
- a CDS encoding LysR family transcriptional regulator, translating into MQPRAKLWLERDGRIVLSDYRVRLLRHIDETGSLAEAAERMHLSYRRAWGKVREIEQNSGMKLVESAAGGAGGGGSRLTAEGRRLVELYDRFRASVEQDMSREFGRVFDRDA
- a CDS encoding substrate-binding domain-containing protein yields the protein MFRKHWLLAAVALLILTVAVACDDDEETSGADSMPAAGASPQATKASGDVILATTTSTQDSGLLDVLVPMFEDESGYNVQIIAVGSGAAIEQGSRGDADLVLVHSPAAEQRMVDEGNGIERTLIMHNDFIIVGPESDPAGIAAAATLNDAMTAISSTESQFISRGDESGTNALELSLWEDAGIDPSGGWYEKSGQGMGATLQIAGQRQGYTISDRATYLSQQDTLDLAILLEGESALLNVYHTIVVDPDVHGNVNVDGARAFAAFLVREDVQQVIGEFGVEDYGEPLFFPDAGKPEPTG
- a CDS encoding ABC transporter permease gives rise to the protein MEFVWDALREAIRLLANNDEHVYEVAWRSLRVSGTATILALMIGVPVGALLAFNQFRGRLVALSLVNTGMGMPPIVVGLIVVLLLWRSGPLGALDLVYTTEGMIIAQTIIATPIIIGFTAASMSALPSKLRLQVYALGASRLQMLWLLVREVRLPLLAAIMTAFGAAISEVGASVMVGGNLEGETRVLTGAILLEHSQGDFGPALAFGIILLALMVAVNALFTWVQYGLRRDRWQAEGGATAEEALTPNPTWFRT